Proteins from a genomic interval of Drosophila melanogaster chromosome 2R:
- the RIC-3 gene encoding RIC3 acetylcholine receptor chaperone, isoform C gives MPATATSKPRAPLVEEGMTPKKTALIIVTVIGCIAILWPKVFHPMMFGGVPPSQPNFKDPRAAPGGCCDVVLDREQFLNATKKDTVEPFGPHLYRKQINVYTGEISLRQERPAHLHPESIYQAMRERGRAIPATPTVPILERKTSPSNPPPRIVDGRPGPIPGMRPPMGAGALHQPQQRGSSMGFLMPLYTIGIVVFFGYTLMKIMFKKQVPNDPYGAAPPNPAFRQEVFGSQNHSQVEDLGGSKLGAATATAAAKKPAAKDTEKELYNASVSATEVASSLSASLKSHQQLKEAEQLMEIEKLRQKLESTERAMAQLVAEMNTDQYEAKKNDNEKTREQPLDKQNLSNGHASSTDQNPEQETVAKGARKRRDLSAEQELTVLGMELTASCEGGHKWTGRPPTPVFRAPSEHSKLEDNLPEPQSIYLEGALAHESQILVADSQIKREEVYDSELNGSAEEPAIILSSRMTLSLINLDANQQNGNAGKSAVESPLADDIEIIGHDEQ, from the exons ATGCCCGCTACAGCCACATCCAAGCCGAGAGCTCCGCTCGTCGAGGAGGGCATGACGCCCAAGAAGACCGCCCTGATCATCGTAACCGTGATCGGATGCATTGCCATCCTGTGGCCAAAGGTCTTCCATCCCATGATGTTCGGAGGAGTGCCTCCAAGCCAGCCAAACTTCAAGGATCCACGAGCAGCACCAGGCG GATGTTGTGATGTCGTCCTGGACAGGGAGCAGTTTCTGAATGCCACGAAGAAGGACACTGTCGAGCCCTTCGGTCCGCATTTGTATCGCAAGCAAATCAATGTTTACACGGGCGAAATAA GTCTGCGCCAGGAGCGTCCCGCCCACCTGCATCCGGAATCCATATACCAGGCCATGAGGGAGCGGGGTCGCGCCATtcccgccacgcccaccgtgCCGATTCTAGAACGAAAGACTTCGCCCAGTAATCCGCCTCCGCGGATTGTCGACGGACGG CCTGGACCCATTCCTGGAATGCGTCCACCCATGGGCGCCGGTGCACTGCATCAGCCACAACAGCGGGGCAGCAGCATGGGCTTCCTAATGCCACTCTACACCATTGGCATCGTAGTCTTCTTCGGCTACACCCTAATGAAG ATTATGTTCAAGAAGCAAGTTCCCAATGATCCGTACGGAGCGGCGCCTCCAAATCCTGCCTTCCGGCAGGAGGTCTTCGGATCACAGAACCACAGCCAGGTGGAGGATTTGGGCGGCAGCAAACTGG GAGCTGCCACCGCCACTGCCGCCGCAAAGAAGCCGGCCGCCAAGGACACCGAAAAGGAGCTGTACAACGCCAGTGTGTCGGCCACCGAGGTGGCGAGCAGTTTGTCCGCCTCTCTGAAGAGCCACCAGCAGCTGAAGGAGGCCGAGCAGCTGATGGAGATCGAGAAGCTGCGCCAGAAACTCGAGAGCACGGAGCGGGCGATGGCCCAGTTGGTGGCCGAAATGAACACCGATCAGTATGAGGCAAAG AAAAACGACAACGAAAAAACGAGGGAGCAACCACTAGACAAGCAGAACCTATCCAATGGACATGCAAGCAGCACCGACCAAAATCCGGAGCAGGAGACCGTGGCGAAGGGAGCCAGGAAACGGCGGGATCTAAGCGCTGAACAGGAACTGACG GTACTCGGCATGGAGTTAACAGCCAGTTGCGAGGGCGGCCACAAGTGGACTGGACGCCCTCCAACGCCTGTTTTCCGAGCGCCAAGCGAACAT TCCAAATTGGAAGACAACTTGCCGGAGCCGCAGTCCATTTACTTGGAAGGCGCTTTGGCCCATGAGTCCCAGATTTTGGTTGCCGACTCCCAGATCAAACGCGAAGAAGTCTACGACTCGGAGCTCAATGGCTCAGCCGAGGAACCAGCC ATCATTCTTAGCAGCAGAATGACATTGTCATTGATTAATTTGGACGCAAATCaacaaaatggaaatgcagGCAAATCCGCAGTGGAAAGTCCTCTGGCTGATGACATCGAAATAATTGGACACGACGAGCAGTAG
- the RIC-3 gene encoding RIC3 acetylcholine receptor chaperone, isoform H, with protein MPATATSKPRAPLVEEGMTPKKTALIIVTVIGCIAILWPKVFHPMMFGGVPPSQPNFKDPRAAPGGCCDVVLDREQFLNATKKDTVEPFGPHLYRKQINVYTGEISLRQERPAHLHPESIYQAMRERGRAIPATPTVPILERKTSPSNPPPRIVDGRPGPIPGMRPPMGAGALHQPQQRGSSMGFLMPLYTIGIVVFFGYTLMKIMFKKQVPNDPYGAAPPNPAFRQEVFGSQNHSQVEDLGGSKLVVTAIQGLIDAADEQLNGQDKQRATSDTETDSNKKNDNEKTREQPLDKQNLSNGHASSTDQNPEQETVAKGARKRRDLSAEQELTVLGMELTASCEGGHKWTGRPPTPVFRAPSEHSKLEDNLPEPQSIYLEGALAHESQILVADSQIKREEVYDSELNGSAEEPAIILSSRMTLSLINLDANQQNGNAGKSAVESPLADDIEIIGHDEQ; from the exons ATGCCCGCTACAGCCACATCCAAGCCGAGAGCTCCGCTCGTCGAGGAGGGCATGACGCCCAAGAAGACCGCCCTGATCATCGTAACCGTGATCGGATGCATTGCCATCCTGTGGCCAAAGGTCTTCCATCCCATGATGTTCGGAGGAGTGCCTCCAAGCCAGCCAAACTTCAAGGATCCACGAGCAGCACCAGGCG GATGTTGTGATGTCGTCCTGGACAGGGAGCAGTTTCTGAATGCCACGAAGAAGGACACTGTCGAGCCCTTCGGTCCGCATTTGTATCGCAAGCAAATCAATGTTTACACGGGCGAAATAA GTCTGCGCCAGGAGCGTCCCGCCCACCTGCATCCGGAATCCATATACCAGGCCATGAGGGAGCGGGGTCGCGCCATtcccgccacgcccaccgtgCCGATTCTAGAACGAAAGACTTCGCCCAGTAATCCGCCTCCGCGGATTGTCGACGGACGG CCTGGACCCATTCCTGGAATGCGTCCACCCATGGGCGCCGGTGCACTGCATCAGCCACAACAGCGGGGCAGCAGCATGGGCTTCCTAATGCCACTCTACACCATTGGCATCGTAGTCTTCTTCGGCTACACCCTAATGAAG ATTATGTTCAAGAAGCAAGTTCCCAATGATCCGTACGGAGCGGCGCCTCCAAATCCTGCCTTCCGGCAGGAGGTCTTCGGATCACAGAACCACAGCCAGGTGGAGGATTTGGGCGGCAGCAAACTGG TTGTTACGGCCATACAAGGTTTGATAGACGCGGCCGACGAGCAATTGAATGGCCAAGACAAGCAGAGGGCGACGAGCGACACTGAAACTGATTCGAATAAG AAAAACGACAACGAAAAAACGAGGGAGCAACCACTAGACAAGCAGAACCTATCCAATGGACATGCAAGCAGCACCGACCAAAATCCGGAGCAGGAGACCGTGGCGAAGGGAGCCAGGAAACGGCGGGATCTAAGCGCTGAACAGGAACTGACG GTACTCGGCATGGAGTTAACAGCCAGTTGCGAGGGCGGCCACAAGTGGACTGGACGCCCTCCAACGCCTGTTTTCCGAGCGCCAAGCGAACAT TCCAAATTGGAAGACAACTTGCCGGAGCCGCAGTCCATTTACTTGGAAGGCGCTTTGGCCCATGAGTCCCAGATTTTGGTTGCCGACTCCCAGATCAAACGCGAAGAAGTCTACGACTCGGAGCTCAATGGCTCAGCCGAGGAACCAGCC ATCATTCTTAGCAGCAGAATGACATTGTCATTGATTAATTTGGACGCAAATCaacaaaatggaaatgcagGCAAATCCGCAGTGGAAAGTCCTCTGGCTGATGACATCGAAATAATTGGACACGACGAGCAGTAG
- the RIC-3 gene encoding RIC3 acetylcholine receptor chaperone, isoform M, with protein sequence MPATATSKPRAPLVEEGMTPKKTALIIVTVIGCIAILWPKVFHPMMFGGVPPSQPNFKDPRAAPGGCCDVVLDREQFLNATKKDTVEPFGPHLYRKQINVYTGEISLRQERPAHLHPESIYQAMRERGRAIPATPTVPILERKTSPSNPPPRIVDGRPGPIPGMRPPMGAGALHQPQQRGSSMGFLMPLYTIGIVVFFGYTLMKIMFKKQVPNDPYGAAPPNPAFRQEVFGSQNHSQVEDLGGSKLVVTAIQGLIDAADEQLNGQDKQRATSDTETDSNKKNDNEKTREQPLDKQNLSNGHASSTDQNPEQETVAKGARKRRDLSAEQELTSKLEDNLPEPQSIYLEGALAHESQILVADSQIKREEVYDSELNGSAEEPAIILSSRMTLSLINLDANQQNGNAGKSAVESPLADDIEIIGHDEQ encoded by the exons ATGCCCGCTACAGCCACATCCAAGCCGAGAGCTCCGCTCGTCGAGGAGGGCATGACGCCCAAGAAGACCGCCCTGATCATCGTAACCGTGATCGGATGCATTGCCATCCTGTGGCCAAAGGTCTTCCATCCCATGATGTTCGGAGGAGTGCCTCCAAGCCAGCCAAACTTCAAGGATCCACGAGCAGCACCAGGCG GATGTTGTGATGTCGTCCTGGACAGGGAGCAGTTTCTGAATGCCACGAAGAAGGACACTGTCGAGCCCTTCGGTCCGCATTTGTATCGCAAGCAAATCAATGTTTACACGGGCGAAATAA GTCTGCGCCAGGAGCGTCCCGCCCACCTGCATCCGGAATCCATATACCAGGCCATGAGGGAGCGGGGTCGCGCCATtcccgccacgcccaccgtgCCGATTCTAGAACGAAAGACTTCGCCCAGTAATCCGCCTCCGCGGATTGTCGACGGACGG CCTGGACCCATTCCTGGAATGCGTCCACCCATGGGCGCCGGTGCACTGCATCAGCCACAACAGCGGGGCAGCAGCATGGGCTTCCTAATGCCACTCTACACCATTGGCATCGTAGTCTTCTTCGGCTACACCCTAATGAAG ATTATGTTCAAGAAGCAAGTTCCCAATGATCCGTACGGAGCGGCGCCTCCAAATCCTGCCTTCCGGCAGGAGGTCTTCGGATCACAGAACCACAGCCAGGTGGAGGATTTGGGCGGCAGCAAACTGG TTGTTACGGCCATACAAGGTTTGATAGACGCGGCCGACGAGCAATTGAATGGCCAAGACAAGCAGAGGGCGACGAGCGACACTGAAACTGATTCGAATAAG AAAAACGACAACGAAAAAACGAGGGAGCAACCACTAGACAAGCAGAACCTATCCAATGGACATGCAAGCAGCACCGACCAAAATCCGGAGCAGGAGACCGTGGCGAAGGGAGCCAGGAAACGGCGGGATCTAAGCGCTGAACAGGAACTGACG TCCAAATTGGAAGACAACTTGCCGGAGCCGCAGTCCATTTACTTGGAAGGCGCTTTGGCCCATGAGTCCCAGATTTTGGTTGCCGACTCCCAGATCAAACGCGAAGAAGTCTACGACTCGGAGCTCAATGGCTCAGCCGAGGAACCAGCC ATCATTCTTAGCAGCAGAATGACATTGTCATTGATTAATTTGGACGCAAATCaacaaaatggaaatgcagGCAAATCCGCAGTGGAAAGTCCTCTGGCTGATGACATCGAAATAATTGGACACGACGAGCAGTAG
- the RIC-3 gene encoding RIC3 acetylcholine receptor chaperone, isoform Q — protein MPATATSKPRAPLVEEGMTPKKTALIIVTVIGCIAILWPKVFHPMMFGGVPPSQPNFKDPRAAPGGLRQERPAHLHPESIYQAMRERGRAIPATPTVPILERKTSPSNPPPRIVDGRPGPIPGMRPPMGAGALHQPQQRGSSMGFLMPLYTIGIVVFFGYTLMKIMFKKQVPNDPYGAAPPNPAFRQEVFGSQNHSQVEDLGGSKLGAATATAAAKKPAAKDTEKELYNASVSATEVASSLSASLKSHQQLKEAEQLMEIEKLRQKLESTERAMAQLVAEMNTDQYEAKKNDNEKTREQPLDKQNLSNGHASSTDQNPEQETVAKGARKRRDLSAEQELTSKLEDNLPEPQSIYLEGALAHESQILVADSQIKREEVYDSELNGSAEEPAIILSSRMTLSLINLDANQQNGNAGKSAVESPLADDIEIIGHDEQ, from the exons ATGCCCGCTACAGCCACATCCAAGCCGAGAGCTCCGCTCGTCGAGGAGGGCATGACGCCCAAGAAGACCGCCCTGATCATCGTAACCGTGATCGGATGCATTGCCATCCTGTGGCCAAAGGTCTTCCATCCCATGATGTTCGGAGGAGTGCCTCCAAGCCAGCCAAACTTCAAGGATCCACGAGCAGCACCAGGCG GTCTGCGCCAGGAGCGTCCCGCCCACCTGCATCCGGAATCCATATACCAGGCCATGAGGGAGCGGGGTCGCGCCATtcccgccacgcccaccgtgCCGATTCTAGAACGAAAGACTTCGCCCAGTAATCCGCCTCCGCGGATTGTCGACGGACGG CCTGGACCCATTCCTGGAATGCGTCCACCCATGGGCGCCGGTGCACTGCATCAGCCACAACAGCGGGGCAGCAGCATGGGCTTCCTAATGCCACTCTACACCATTGGCATCGTAGTCTTCTTCGGCTACACCCTAATGAAG ATTATGTTCAAGAAGCAAGTTCCCAATGATCCGTACGGAGCGGCGCCTCCAAATCCTGCCTTCCGGCAGGAGGTCTTCGGATCACAGAACCACAGCCAGGTGGAGGATTTGGGCGGCAGCAAACTGG GAGCTGCCACCGCCACTGCCGCCGCAAAGAAGCCGGCCGCCAAGGACACCGAAAAGGAGCTGTACAACGCCAGTGTGTCGGCCACCGAGGTGGCGAGCAGTTTGTCCGCCTCTCTGAAGAGCCACCAGCAGCTGAAGGAGGCCGAGCAGCTGATGGAGATCGAGAAGCTGCGCCAGAAACTCGAGAGCACGGAGCGGGCGATGGCCCAGTTGGTGGCCGAAATGAACACCGATCAGTATGAGGCAAAG AAAAACGACAACGAAAAAACGAGGGAGCAACCACTAGACAAGCAGAACCTATCCAATGGACATGCAAGCAGCACCGACCAAAATCCGGAGCAGGAGACCGTGGCGAAGGGAGCCAGGAAACGGCGGGATCTAAGCGCTGAACAGGAACTGACG TCCAAATTGGAAGACAACTTGCCGGAGCCGCAGTCCATTTACTTGGAAGGCGCTTTGGCCCATGAGTCCCAGATTTTGGTTGCCGACTCCCAGATCAAACGCGAAGAAGTCTACGACTCGGAGCTCAATGGCTCAGCCGAGGAACCAGCC ATCATTCTTAGCAGCAGAATGACATTGTCATTGATTAATTTGGACGCAAATCaacaaaatggaaatgcagGCAAATCCGCAGTGGAAAGTCCTCTGGCTGATGACATCGAAATAATTGGACACGACGAGCAGTAG
- the RIC-3 gene encoding RIC3 acetylcholine receptor chaperone, isoform V, producing MPATATSKPRAPLVEEGMTPKKTALIIVTVIGCIAILWPKVFHPMMFGGVPPSQPNFKDPRAAPGGCCDVVLDREQFLNATKKDTVEPFGPHLYRKQINVYTGEISLRQERPAHLHPESIYQAMRERGRAIPATPTVPILERKTSPSNPPPRIVDGRPGPIPGMRPPMGAGALHQPQQRGSSMGFLMPLYTIGIVVFFGYTLMKIMFKKQVPNDPYGAAPPNPAFRQEVFGSQNHSQVEDLGGSKLGAATATAAAKKPAAKDTEKELYNASVSATEVASSLSASLKSHQQLKEAEQLMEIEKLRQKLESTERAMAQLVAEMNTDQYEAKLLRPYKV from the exons ATGCCCGCTACAGCCACATCCAAGCCGAGAGCTCCGCTCGTCGAGGAGGGCATGACGCCCAAGAAGACCGCCCTGATCATCGTAACCGTGATCGGATGCATTGCCATCCTGTGGCCAAAGGTCTTCCATCCCATGATGTTCGGAGGAGTGCCTCCAAGCCAGCCAAACTTCAAGGATCCACGAGCAGCACCAGGCG GATGTTGTGATGTCGTCCTGGACAGGGAGCAGTTTCTGAATGCCACGAAGAAGGACACTGTCGAGCCCTTCGGTCCGCATTTGTATCGCAAGCAAATCAATGTTTACACGGGCGAAATAA GTCTGCGCCAGGAGCGTCCCGCCCACCTGCATCCGGAATCCATATACCAGGCCATGAGGGAGCGGGGTCGCGCCATtcccgccacgcccaccgtgCCGATTCTAGAACGAAAGACTTCGCCCAGTAATCCGCCTCCGCGGATTGTCGACGGACGG CCTGGACCCATTCCTGGAATGCGTCCACCCATGGGCGCCGGTGCACTGCATCAGCCACAACAGCGGGGCAGCAGCATGGGCTTCCTAATGCCACTCTACACCATTGGCATCGTAGTCTTCTTCGGCTACACCCTAATGAAG ATTATGTTCAAGAAGCAAGTTCCCAATGATCCGTACGGAGCGGCGCCTCCAAATCCTGCCTTCCGGCAGGAGGTCTTCGGATCACAGAACCACAGCCAGGTGGAGGATTTGGGCGGCAGCAAACTGG GAGCTGCCACCGCCACTGCCGCCGCAAAGAAGCCGGCCGCCAAGGACACCGAAAAGGAGCTGTACAACGCCAGTGTGTCGGCCACCGAGGTGGCGAGCAGTTTGTCCGCCTCTCTGAAGAGCCACCAGCAGCTGAAGGAGGCCGAGCAGCTGATGGAGATCGAGAAGCTGCGCCAGAAACTCGAGAGCACGGAGCGGGCGATGGCCCAGTTGGTGGCCGAAATGAACACCGATCAGTATGAGGCAAAG TTGTTACGGCCATACAAGGTTTGA
- the RIC-3 gene encoding RIC3 acetylcholine receptor chaperone, isoform D, whose product MPATATSKPRAPLVEEGMTPKKTALIIVTVIGCIAILWPKVFHPMMFGGVPPSQPNFKDPRAAPGGLRQERPAHLHPESIYQAMRERGRAIPATPTVPILERKTSPSNPPPRIVDGRPGPIPGMRPPMGAGALHQPQQRGSSMGFLMPLYTIGIVVFFGYTLMKIMFKKQVPNDPYGAAPPNPAFRQEVFGSQNHSQVEDLGGSKLGAATATAAAKKPAAKDTEKELYNASVSATEVASSLSASLKSHQQLKEAEQLMEIEKLRQKLESTERAMAQLVAEMNTDQYEAKKNDNEKTREQPLDKQNLSNGHASSTDQNPEQETVAKGARKRRDLSAEQELTVLGMELTASCEGGHKWTGRPPTPVFRAPSEHSKLEDNLPEPQSIYLEGALAHESQILVADSQIKREEVYDSELNGSAEEPAIILSSRMTLSLINLDANQQNGNAGKSAVESPLADDIEIIGHDEQ is encoded by the exons ATGCCCGCTACAGCCACATCCAAGCCGAGAGCTCCGCTCGTCGAGGAGGGCATGACGCCCAAGAAGACCGCCCTGATCATCGTAACCGTGATCGGATGCATTGCCATCCTGTGGCCAAAGGTCTTCCATCCCATGATGTTCGGAGGAGTGCCTCCAAGCCAGCCAAACTTCAAGGATCCACGAGCAGCACCAGGCG GTCTGCGCCAGGAGCGTCCCGCCCACCTGCATCCGGAATCCATATACCAGGCCATGAGGGAGCGGGGTCGCGCCATtcccgccacgcccaccgtgCCGATTCTAGAACGAAAGACTTCGCCCAGTAATCCGCCTCCGCGGATTGTCGACGGACGG CCTGGACCCATTCCTGGAATGCGTCCACCCATGGGCGCCGGTGCACTGCATCAGCCACAACAGCGGGGCAGCAGCATGGGCTTCCTAATGCCACTCTACACCATTGGCATCGTAGTCTTCTTCGGCTACACCCTAATGAAG ATTATGTTCAAGAAGCAAGTTCCCAATGATCCGTACGGAGCGGCGCCTCCAAATCCTGCCTTCCGGCAGGAGGTCTTCGGATCACAGAACCACAGCCAGGTGGAGGATTTGGGCGGCAGCAAACTGG GAGCTGCCACCGCCACTGCCGCCGCAAAGAAGCCGGCCGCCAAGGACACCGAAAAGGAGCTGTACAACGCCAGTGTGTCGGCCACCGAGGTGGCGAGCAGTTTGTCCGCCTCTCTGAAGAGCCACCAGCAGCTGAAGGAGGCCGAGCAGCTGATGGAGATCGAGAAGCTGCGCCAGAAACTCGAGAGCACGGAGCGGGCGATGGCCCAGTTGGTGGCCGAAATGAACACCGATCAGTATGAGGCAAAG AAAAACGACAACGAAAAAACGAGGGAGCAACCACTAGACAAGCAGAACCTATCCAATGGACATGCAAGCAGCACCGACCAAAATCCGGAGCAGGAGACCGTGGCGAAGGGAGCCAGGAAACGGCGGGATCTAAGCGCTGAACAGGAACTGACG GTACTCGGCATGGAGTTAACAGCCAGTTGCGAGGGCGGCCACAAGTGGACTGGACGCCCTCCAACGCCTGTTTTCCGAGCGCCAAGCGAACAT TCCAAATTGGAAGACAACTTGCCGGAGCCGCAGTCCATTTACTTGGAAGGCGCTTTGGCCCATGAGTCCCAGATTTTGGTTGCCGACTCCCAGATCAAACGCGAAGAAGTCTACGACTCGGAGCTCAATGGCTCAGCCGAGGAACCAGCC ATCATTCTTAGCAGCAGAATGACATTGTCATTGATTAATTTGGACGCAAATCaacaaaatggaaatgcagGCAAATCCGCAGTGGAAAGTCCTCTGGCTGATGACATCGAAATAATTGGACACGACGAGCAGTAG
- the RIC-3 gene encoding RIC3 acetylcholine receptor chaperone, isoform T, whose product MPATATSKPRAPLVEEGMTPKKTALIIVTVIGCIAILWPKVFHPMMFGGVPPSQPNFKDPRAAPGGCCDVVLDREQFLNATKKDTVEPFGPHLYRKQINVYTGEISLRQERPAHLHPESIYQAMRERGRAIPATPTVPILERKTSPSNPPPRIVDGRPGPIPGMRPPMGAGALHQPQQRGSSMGFLMPLYTIGIVVFFGYTLMKIMFKKQVPNDPYGAAPPNPAFRQEVFGSQNHSQVEDLGGSKLGAATATAAAKKPAAKDTEKELYNASVSATEVASSLSASLKSHQQLKEAEQLMEIEKLRQKLESTERAMAQLVAEMNTDQYEAKMIALKFLKRQPNF is encoded by the exons ATGCCCGCTACAGCCACATCCAAGCCGAGAGCTCCGCTCGTCGAGGAGGGCATGACGCCCAAGAAGACCGCCCTGATCATCGTAACCGTGATCGGATGCATTGCCATCCTGTGGCCAAAGGTCTTCCATCCCATGATGTTCGGAGGAGTGCCTCCAAGCCAGCCAAACTTCAAGGATCCACGAGCAGCACCAGGCG GATGTTGTGATGTCGTCCTGGACAGGGAGCAGTTTCTGAATGCCACGAAGAAGGACACTGTCGAGCCCTTCGGTCCGCATTTGTATCGCAAGCAAATCAATGTTTACACGGGCGAAATAA GTCTGCGCCAGGAGCGTCCCGCCCACCTGCATCCGGAATCCATATACCAGGCCATGAGGGAGCGGGGTCGCGCCATtcccgccacgcccaccgtgCCGATTCTAGAACGAAAGACTTCGCCCAGTAATCCGCCTCCGCGGATTGTCGACGGACGG CCTGGACCCATTCCTGGAATGCGTCCACCCATGGGCGCCGGTGCACTGCATCAGCCACAACAGCGGGGCAGCAGCATGGGCTTCCTAATGCCACTCTACACCATTGGCATCGTAGTCTTCTTCGGCTACACCCTAATGAAG ATTATGTTCAAGAAGCAAGTTCCCAATGATCCGTACGGAGCGGCGCCTCCAAATCCTGCCTTCCGGCAGGAGGTCTTCGGATCACAGAACCACAGCCAGGTGGAGGATTTGGGCGGCAGCAAACTGG GAGCTGCCACCGCCACTGCCGCCGCAAAGAAGCCGGCCGCCAAGGACACCGAAAAGGAGCTGTACAACGCCAGTGTGTCGGCCACCGAGGTGGCGAGCAGTTTGTCCGCCTCTCTGAAGAGCCACCAGCAGCTGAAGGAGGCCGAGCAGCTGATGGAGATCGAGAAGCTGCGCCAGAAACTCGAGAGCACGGAGCGGGCGATGGCCCAGTTGGTGGCCGAAATGAACACCGATCAGTATGAGGCAAAG ATGATTGCCCTCAAGTTTCTCAAGCGGCAGCCAAACTTCTAA